A DNA window from Hordeum vulgare subsp. vulgare chromosome 1H, MorexV3_pseudomolecules_assembly, whole genome shotgun sequence contains the following coding sequences:
- the LOC123403932 gene encoding UDP-glycosyltransferase 91D2-like, producing MHIVLFPWLAFGHMIAFLELAERVAARGHRVSFISTPRNISRLPPAVGVRFVALPIPHVDGLPEGAEATTDLPSGDKTTELLMKACDGLVGPFSAFLDDDGNKADWLVVDSFHYLAAAAAVERGVPSAMFLMFASASTALWGLPRVSTDVDPEVGATVPQRFLLTYQACKMVAQRCCMEFDPDGVRLLPSIFGVGGKTFVPVGLLPPPQRANVGVGGEEVVSWLDGRPAKSVIYVALGSEAPLTVELVHELAMGLELAGSPFLLALRRLDGVPDQDILPRGFQERTKSRGLVAMGLVPQSRVLGHGSVGAFLTHCGPASVIEGLQFGHPLVMLPFFGDQRTIAHFMEEKKQVGMQVPRKGKDASSFDRQGIASTIHAVVVEEQGRCLFTANAKKLQNIITDTACHERCIDDFLHHLTLHHHHQ from the coding sequence ATGCACATCGTGCTCTTCCCGTGGCTCGCATTCGGCCACATGATCGCCTTCCTCGAGCTTGCCGAGCGGGTGGCGGCCCGCGGGCACCGCGTCTCCTTCATCTCCACGCCGCGCAACATCAGCCGGCTCCCGCCTGCAGTCGGCGTCCGCTTCGTGGCCTTGCCGATTCCCCATGTGGACGGCCTCCCCGAGGGAGCAGAGGCCACCACTGACCTCCCGTCAGGCGACAAGACCACTGAGCTCCTAATGAAGGCCTGCGATGGTCTCGTGGGGCCGTTCTCCGCCTTTcttgacgacgacggcaacaaggCAGACTGGCTGGTCGTCGACAGCTTCCACTACCTAGCAGCAGCTGCCGCGGTCGAGCGAGGCGTGCCGTCGGCGATGTTCCTCATGTTCGCCTCCGCGTCGACGGCGCTCTGGGGTTTGCCGCGTGTGTCCACGGACGTGGACCCGGAGGTGGGAGCCACGGTACCACAACGCTTCTTGTTAACCTACCAGGCCTGCAAGATGGTGGCCCAGCGGTGCTGCATGGAGTTTGATCCCGATGGTGTGCGTCTCCTGCCGAGCATCTTCGGCGTCGGCGGCAAGACGTTCGTCCCCGTCGGCCTGCTGCCGCCGCCTCAGAGGGCCAACGTGGGAGTGGGAGGTGAGGAGGTGGTGTCATGGCTCGACGGACGGCCGGCGAAATCTGTGATCTACGTCGCGCTGGGAAGCGAAGCGCCGCTGACCGTGGAGCTGGTGCACGAGCTAGCCATGGGCCTGGAGCTGGCCGGGTCGCCATTCCTCCTGGCTCTGAGGAGGCTCGACGGCGTACCGGACCAAGACATCCTTCCTCGGGGTTTCCAGGAGCGCACCAAGAGCCGCGGCCTCGTGGCAATGGGGTTGGTGCCGCAGAGCAGGGTGCTAGGGCACGGCTCTGTGGGCGCCTTCCTCACGCACTGCGGGCCAGCCTCCGTCATCGAGGGACTGCAGTTTGGGCATCCTCTCGTCATGCTTCCCTTCTTCGGAGACCAGCGAACCATTGCTCATTTcatggaggagaagaagcaggttGGAATGCAGGTGCCAAGGAAAGGCAAGGACGCCTCGTCTTTTGACCGACAAGGCATCGCCTCCACCATCCACGCTGTGGTTGTGGAGGAACAAGGTAGATGTCTATTCACCGCCAATGCCAAGAAACTGCAAAACATTATCACCGACACGGCATGCCACGAGAGGTGCATCGATGACTTCCTTCACCACCTCAcactccatcaccaccaccagtga